One segment of Meriones unguiculatus strain TT.TT164.6M chromosome 3, Bangor_MerUng_6.1, whole genome shotgun sequence DNA contains the following:
- the Masp2 gene encoding mannan-binding lectin serine protease 2 isoform X6 — MHTMRLLIFLGLLWSVVASPLSSKWPEPVFGRLASPGFPGQYGNNQHRSWTLTAPPGYRLRLYFTHFNLELSYRCEYDFVKLSSGTKVLATLCGQESTDTEQAPGNDTFYSLGPNLEVTFRSDYSNEKPFTGFEAFYAAEDVDECQVSLGDSAPCDHFCHNYLGGYYCSCRVGYVLHQNKRTCSEQSL; from the exons ATGCACACCATGAG GCTGCTGATCTTCCTGGGCCTGCTGTGGAGTGTGGTGGCCTCACCTTTGAGCTCAAAGTGGCCTGAGCCTGTATTTGGGCGCCTGGCGTCCCCTGGTTTCCCAGGGCAGTATGGCAACAATCAGCATCGGTCTTGGACACTGACTGCACCCCCTGGCTACCGCCTGCGCCTCTACTTCACCCACTTCAACCTGGAGCTCTCTTACCGCTGCGAGTATGACTTTGTCAAG TTGAGCTCAGGGACCAAGGTACTAGCCACATTGTGTGGGCAGGAGAGCACAGATACCGAGCAGGCACCTGGCAACGACACCTTCTACTCACTGGGTCCCAACCTGGAGGTCACCTTCCGCTCCGACTACTCCAATGAGAAGCCCTTCACAGGGTTTGAGGCCTTCTACGCAGCGGAGG ATGTGGATGAATGCCAAGTGAGCCTGGGAGACTCAGCCCCTTGTGACCATTTTTGCCACAACTACCTGGGTGGCTACTACTGCTCCTGCCGAGTGGGCTACGTTCTCCACCAGAACAAACGCACCTGCTCAG AGCAGAGCCTCTAA